From the genome of Nitrosomonas sp. Is79A3:
AGTAGAGGGTATATAAAATGGGACGTTCATCAAATCGCTACAAAGCTATAGCAGAAAAAGTTGATCGTAATAAGGCATATCAGATTGATGAGGCACTGGGGCTTGTTAAAGAAGCTGCAACAGCTAAATTTAATGAATCTATTGATGTGGCGGTTAATTTAGGTATTGATGCAAAGAAATCAGATCAGGCAGTTCGTGGATCAGTGGTTTTGCCGGCTGGTACAGGGAAAACAGTACGTGTTGCAGTGTTTGCACAAGGCGATAAGGCTAAAGAAGCTCAAGAAGCAGGTGCTGATATTGTGGGGTTTGATGATTTGGCAGCTGATATTAAAGCTGGCAACATAAACTTTGATGTGGCAATTGCAAGCCCGGATGCTATGCGCATTGTCGGTCAATTGGGTCAGATTCTTGGTCCGCGCAGTTTAATGCCAAATCCGAAAGTTGGTACAGTAACTGTTGATATTGCTGGCGCTGTAAAGAATGCAAAAGCCGGGCAAGTACAATTTAGGGCGGATAAAAGTGGAATTATACATTGTACAATTGGGCGAGCATCATTTGAGGTGGATGCATTAAAACAAAATTTGATGGCGCTGATTGATGCGCTTAATAAATCTAAACCAGCCGCGTCAAAAGGTGTATATCTGAGAAAAGTATCTGTTTCAAGCACAATGGGCATTGGCGTTCGAATAGATCAAACTAGCATAACGTAGCAACAAAAGAACTTTGTGGGCCACTGAATACATAAATAGTGTTGTATTGGAGTGGATTGTCAAAGATCACTGGGGTAAGCAAAAAGTAAATAAGTAATACTTTACTGGATGATACTTAAAAACTTGATAGTAATGAATTTGATCTAAGAATTTTTGGATAATTCTTTTTTAATTTCTGTTGAGTACCCAGTGTAGATGGTGAACCCAGAACGGGAGTTTTTCCTGGTTTAAGGTCGCCAGTTTGTAGTATTTGGAAGAGAGCAATTTATTAGTTGGTTATTTATACCAAATACTATTTTTACTGATGGAGAATGAACCTTGAGTCTTAATATTGAAGAGAAAAAAGCTATAGTAGCCGAAGTTAGCGCTCAAGTAGCTGGCGCTCAAGCTATTATCATTGCGGAATATCGCGGGATGGAAGTTGGAAAAATGACACAATTACGAGCAAAAACTCGTGAATCAGGAATTTATTTTCGTGTCATAAAAAATTCATTAGTTCGCCGTGCAGTTGCTGATACGCCTTATGCTGAGCTAGCTAAACATATGGTTGGTCCGCTTGTCTATGGTATAGGTTCTGATCCTGTAGCAGCAGCGAAAGTGCTACATGAATTTTCTAAAGATAATGAAAAATTTGTGATCAAAGTTGGCGCAATAGGTGAGCATGTAATGTCGCGTGAAGAGATTACTGCGCTTGCTGCATTGCCAAGCCGAGATGAACTGTTGTCGAGATTGCTGGGAACAATGCAGGCGCCAATAGCCAAGTTTGTTCAAACACTGAATGAGGTACCAGCTCGATTTGTACGTGGTTTAGCCATGGTACGTGATAGCAAATAAATCTTAAAACTTATATTTAATACAATAGCGATAGCTAAATACAGAAAATTACCAGGAGAAAATGATGGCTGTTACAAAAGATGAGATTTTAGATGCAATTTCAAATATGACGGTACTTGAATTGTCGAAACTGATTAAAGAAATGGAAGAGAAGTTTGGTGTATCTGCAGCAGCCACTGCAGCCGTTGCAGTTGCTGCGCCGGGTGGCGGAAGTGCCCCTGCTGAAGCAGAACAAACTGAATTTACTGTGATTCTTACAGCAGCCGGTGATAGTAAAGTGAATGTGATTAAAGTAGTAAGAGCAGTGACTGGTTTAGGCTTGAAGGAAGCTAAAGACTTGGTTGATGGCGCGCCTAAACCTGTTAAGGAAGGCGTGTCCAAAGAAGATGCTGCTGCAATCCAGAAACAATTGCTTGAAGCTGGCGCTACTTGCGAAATTAAGTAAAAAAAATACTAAAATTATAGGGCTGGTGTGCATATTAGGGCTACCAGCCTTTGGCATTTTGATCATTTGATGAGTCATTGCTGGTATCTTAACAATTGATAGTTATTTGGTCTCAACTCTTCAATCCTCTGTCTTCTTCTTCCGGAGAAAATTCATGAGCTATTCGTTCACAGAGAAAAAACGTATACGTAAAAGTTTTGCCAAACGTGCGAGCGTTTTGCCAATTCCATTTCTTCTCGCTACCCAGCTCGAATCATATGCGGCTTTCTTGCAGGAAAAAGTGGCACCCAATAAACGTCAAAATCAAGGATTGCAGGCAGCATTTAACTCGATATTTCCAATTGAGAGTCACACCAAAAATGCACGCCTTGATTTTATCAGCTATGAACTCGGATCACCTGTATTTGATGTTAAAGAGTGTCAGCAACGCGGACTTACTTACGCATCGCCTTTGCGTGCGAGAGTCAGACTCACTATTATGGATAAAGAAATATCCAAACCGACTGTGAAGGAAGTTAAAGAACAAGAAGTCTATATGGGTGAAATTCCTCTAATGACTGACACTGGATCTTTTGTTATCAATGGCACTGAACGTGTGATTGTTTCACAATTACATCGATCGCCTGGAGTATTCTTTGAACACGATCGGGGCAAAACTCACTCATCCGGTAAGTTATTATTTTCTGCTCGTATTATTCCGTATCGCGGTTCATGGCTTGATTTTGAGTTTGATCCAAAAGATTGCTTATACTTCAGGATAGATCGCCGCCGTAAAATGCCCGTTACTACTCTGTTAAAAGCAATAGGTTGTACTCCAGAGCAGATTCTGAAAGAATTTTTTATATTTGATTGTTTCTATTTTTTAGATAAAAGTATTCAATTTGAACTTGTGCCTGAACGTATGCGTGGTGAGGTAGCGAGTTTTGATATTCTGGCCAAAGGGAAAAAAGTTATTGTCCAGAAAGATAAACGTATTACAGCTAAACATATACGCGAAATGCAGGAAGCCAAGATTGAACAATTGGAAGTGCCTGAAGATTTCTTGCTTGGAAGAATACTTGCGCAGAACATTGTTGATAAAGAAACAGGTGAAGTAGTTGCACTAGCCAATGATGAAATTACGGAAGAAACACTGGATAAGTTTCGTAAAGCCGACATTAAAAAAATTAATACACTTTATGTGAATGATCTTAATCATGGTGCTTTTATTTCTCAAACGCTAAAGATCGATGAAACGACCGATGAAGTGAATGCTCAGGTTGCTATTTATCGCATGATGCGACCAGGCGAACCTCCAACTGAAGAATCAGTTAAGGCATTGTTTACTGGTTTGTTCTATTCACCAGAACGCTATGATTTATCAGTTGTGGGTAGAATGAAATTTAATCGCAGAGTCGGTAGAGCCGAATTGACTGGATCTCAGACCCTATCGAATGAAGATATTATTGCGGTTATAAAAATTCTGGTAGAACTGCGCAATGGACGCGGAGAAATTGATGATATTGATCATCTCGGTAATCGACGGGTGCGTTCTGTAGGCGAATTGGCGGAGAATCAGTTCAGATCTGGACTGGTGCGTGTCGAGCGTGCTGTGAAAGAACGCTTAAGCCAAGCCGAATCGGATAATCTAATGCCGCATGATCTGATCAATGCTAAGCCTGTATCAGCAGCGGCGCGTGAATTCTTTGGATCGAGCCAATTATCTCAATTCATGGATCAAACTAACCCATTATCGGAGATAACACATAAGCGTCGTATTTCAGCTTTGGGACCAGGTGGATTGACGCGCGAAAGAGCTGGATTTGAAGTGCGCGATGTGCACCCAACACATTATGGTCGTGTATGCCCAATTGAAACTCCGGAAGGGCCCAATATTGGTCTTATTAATTCGTTGGCACTGTTTGCGCGAACTAATGAGTATGGGTTCATTGAAACGCCATATAGTAAGGTAAGAGATTGTCAGGTAACTGATGAAATAGATTATTTGTCAGCAATTGAAGAAGGTAACTATATGATTGCTCAGGCAAATGCTGAGCTTGATGAGAGCAATCGTTTTATTAGTGAAATTGTTTCATGCCGTTATAAGAACGAATTCGCA
Proteins encoded in this window:
- the rplA gene encoding 50S ribosomal protein L1, which codes for MGRSSNRYKAIAEKVDRNKAYQIDEALGLVKEAATAKFNESIDVAVNLGIDAKKSDQAVRGSVVLPAGTGKTVRVAVFAQGDKAKEAQEAGADIVGFDDLAADIKAGNINFDVAIASPDAMRIVGQLGQILGPRSLMPNPKVGTVTVDIAGAVKNAKAGQVQFRADKSGIIHCTIGRASFEVDALKQNLMALIDALNKSKPAASKGVYLRKVSVSSTMGIGVRIDQTSIT
- the rplJ gene encoding 50S ribosomal protein L10, producing the protein MSLNIEEKKAIVAEVSAQVAGAQAIIIAEYRGMEVGKMTQLRAKTRESGIYFRVIKNSLVRRAVADTPYAELAKHMVGPLVYGIGSDPVAAAKVLHEFSKDNEKFVIKVGAIGEHVMSREEITALAALPSRDELLSRLLGTMQAPIAKFVQTLNEVPARFVRGLAMVRDSK
- the rplL gene encoding 50S ribosomal protein L7/L12; its protein translation is MAVTKDEILDAISNMTVLELSKLIKEMEEKFGVSAAATAAVAVAAPGGGSAPAEAEQTEFTVILTAAGDSKVNVIKVVRAVTGLGLKEAKDLVDGAPKPVKEGVSKEDAAAIQKQLLEAGATCEIK